One Myxococcota bacterium genomic region harbors:
- the rpmI gene encoding 50S ribosomal protein L35 yields the protein MPKVKTRRAAAKRFKKTGSGKIARTQGWKGHRLINRTRKQKRKVTGMVVADDVDQPRLK from the coding sequence GTGCCGAAAGTTAAGACGCGGCGGGCCGCCGCGAAGAGATTCAAGAAGACGGGCAGCGGGAAGATCGCGCGCACGCAGGGCTGGAAGGGCCACCGCCTGATCAACCGCACCCGCAAGCAGAAGCGCAAGGTCACGGGCATGGTGGTCGCCGACGACGTCGACCAGCCGCGCCTGAAGC
- the infC gene encoding translation initiation factor IF-3, with the protein MGFRRRRWRDVAPEKDKVRVNRAIRVPEVRVVNEDGQQLGVMPTDAARDIAARIGLDLVEISPNGTPPVCKIMDYGRYKYEIKKKASTQKRSQHQSQLKEIKLRPQIDGHDLDFKMKAAERFLMEGDKVKATVTFRGREITHVQIGHELLERVTKRLAEIAKPESRPQMEGRMLSMMFGPDRAAIKKIEARRASEAAKQAKAEAQAEAASAAEEEAEEFEDEEEEEDEETDGAES; encoded by the coding sequence GTGGGATTCCGTAGACGCCGTTGGCGCGACGTAGCGCCCGAGAAGGACAAGGTCCGAGTGAACCGCGCGATCCGCGTACCGGAAGTGCGGGTCGTGAACGAAGACGGTCAGCAGCTCGGGGTCATGCCGACCGATGCAGCGCGCGACATCGCCGCCCGCATCGGTCTCGACCTCGTCGAGATCTCGCCCAATGGCACGCCGCCCGTGTGCAAGATCATGGACTACGGGCGGTACAAGTACGAGATCAAGAAGAAGGCCTCGACCCAGAAGCGTTCGCAACACCAGAGTCAGCTGAAAGAGATCAAGCTGCGGCCACAGATCGACGGGCACGATCTCGACTTCAAGATGAAGGCGGCGGAGCGGTTCCTGATGGAAGGCGACAAAGTGAAGGCCACCGTCACGTTCCGCGGCCGCGAGATCACGCACGTGCAGATCGGGCACGAGCTGCTCGAGCGAGTCACCAAGCGCCTGGCCGAGATCGCCAAGCCCGAGTCGCGGCCGCAGATGGAAGGCCGGATGCTGTCGATGATGTTCGGACCCGACCGCGCGGCGATCAAGAAGATCGAAGCCCGGCGCGCGTCCGAAGCCGCCAAGCAAGCCAAGGCCGAAGCCCAGGCCGAAGCGGCGTCCGCCGCCGAGGAAGAGGCGGAAGAGTTCGAAGACGAGGAAGAGGAAGAGGACGAGGAGACCGACGGTGCCGAAAGTTAA
- the thrS gene encoding threonine--tRNA ligase, whose amino-acid sequence MSAGEVQLELPDGTRLRVPSGTTSFEVARQIGAGLGKAALAGELDGRLVDGRLPLTAGGKFRVITARDPEGGTVIRHSAEHVMADAVKRLWPATRIDVGRSDHSEKFQYDFDIPVRITPEDLPRIEAEMAKIVAENRPFVRETLSRADAQKLFESLGETLKLSRLGDIPAGEEITVFRDGDFVDLCRGPHVQRTGQIGAWKLTELAGSYWRGDENNKMLQRIYGIAFKDRKELDDHLARLEAARERDHRRVGAELELFQFHEWAQGSPFYLPKGLALYNALVDYMRGLYRKHGYEEVMCPQIFSAELYKTSGHYDNFAGDFFLFPGPEEGEELGVKPMNCPGHCLLFRSRKRSYRELPLRLAEFSRLHRNERTGSLHGLTRVRSMAQDDAHIYCAWEDIGEEIHRFMELCSEVDHDLGIGGVATYVSTRPEKFIGSIETWDRAEKMLVDAVEATGAKCGIKKGEGAFYGPKIERHFQDVMGRWWQLGTLQIDTAMPGRFGLKYIGADGAEHEPAMLHRAVLGSLERFIAIYLEHTAGDFPVFLAPQQVAVLPVSDRQADYAREVADLLRAAGIRAEADVRSETLNYRVRAAETHKIPYALVVGEREQASRSVSVRRRKSAGQEVVPLEQFEKNIQEEIRTRGIP is encoded by the coding sequence ATGAGCGCCGGCGAAGTTCAGCTCGAGCTTCCGGACGGCACACGTCTTCGTGTGCCGAGCGGCACAACCTCGTTCGAAGTCGCCAGGCAGATCGGCGCCGGACTGGGCAAAGCGGCGCTGGCGGGCGAGCTCGACGGCCGCCTGGTCGACGGGCGCCTGCCCCTTACGGCCGGCGGCAAGTTCCGGGTCATCACCGCACGCGACCCCGAGGGCGGCACCGTGATTCGTCACTCGGCCGAGCACGTCATGGCCGACGCGGTGAAGCGCCTCTGGCCGGCGACACGGATCGACGTCGGGCGCTCGGATCACAGCGAGAAGTTCCAGTACGACTTCGACATCCCCGTGCGCATCACGCCCGAGGACCTGCCGCGCATCGAGGCCGAGATGGCCAAGATCGTGGCCGAGAACCGGCCGTTCGTGCGCGAGACACTCTCGCGCGCCGACGCCCAGAAGCTGTTCGAGTCACTGGGCGAGACGCTCAAGCTCTCGCGCCTGGGCGACATTCCCGCGGGCGAGGAGATCACGGTCTTTCGCGACGGCGACTTCGTCGACCTGTGCCGCGGCCCGCACGTGCAGCGCACCGGGCAGATCGGCGCCTGGAAGCTGACCGAGCTTGCGGGCTCGTATTGGCGCGGCGACGAGAACAACAAGATGCTGCAGCGTATCTACGGCATCGCGTTCAAGGACCGCAAGGAGCTCGACGACCACCTGGCGCGGCTCGAGGCCGCGCGCGAGCGCGACCACCGGCGCGTGGGCGCGGAGCTCGAGCTGTTCCAGTTCCACGAGTGGGCGCAGGGCTCGCCGTTCTATCTGCCCAAGGGCCTGGCGCTGTACAACGCGCTGGTCGACTACATGCGCGGGCTGTACCGCAAGCACGGCTACGAAGAGGTCATGTGCCCGCAGATCTTCTCCGCGGAGCTGTACAAGACCTCGGGTCACTACGACAATTTCGCCGGTGACTTCTTCCTGTTCCCCGGCCCCGAAGAGGGCGAAGAGCTCGGCGTGAAGCCGATGAACTGCCCGGGTCACTGTCTCCTGTTCCGCTCGCGCAAGCGCTCCTACCGCGAGCTGCCGCTCCGGCTGGCCGAGTTCTCGCGCCTGCACCGCAACGAGCGCACGGGCTCGTTGCACGGCCTGACGCGCGTGCGCTCGATGGCCCAGGACGACGCCCACATCTACTGCGCGTGGGAGGACATCGGCGAAGAGATCCACCGCTTCATGGAGCTGTGCAGCGAGGTCGACCACGACCTCGGCATCGGCGGGGTCGCGACGTACGTCTCCACGCGGCCCGAGAAGTTCATCGGCTCGATCGAGACCTGGGACCGCGCCGAGAAGATGCTGGTCGACGCGGTCGAGGCCACGGGCGCGAAGTGCGGCATCAAGAAGGGCGAGGGCGCCTTCTACGGGCCCAAGATCGAGCGCCACTTCCAGGACGTGATGGGGCGCTGGTGGCAGCTCGGCACGCTGCAGATCGACACCGCCATGCCCGGCCGCTTCGGGCTGAAATACATCGGCGCCGACGGCGCCGAGCACGAGCCGGCCATGCTGCACCGCGCGGTGCTCGGCTCACTGGAGCGCTTCATCGCGATCTACCTGGAGCACACGGCGGGCGACTTCCCGGTGTTTCTCGCGCCGCAGCAGGTCGCGGTGCTGCCGGTCTCGGACCGCCAGGCCGACTACGCGCGCGAGGTCGCGGACCTGCTGCGCGCGGCGGGCATCCGCGCCGAGGCCGACGTGCGCAGCGAGACACTCAACTACCGCGTCCGCGCCGCGGAGACACACAAGATTCCCTACGCGCTCGTCGTGGGCGAGCGCGAGCAGGCCTCGCGCAGCGTCAGCGTGCGTCGGCGCAAGAGCGCCGGGCAGGAAGTGGTGCCGCTCGAGCAATTCGAGAAAAACATCCAGGAGGAGATCAGAACGCGTGGGATTCCGTAG